One region of Quercus lobata isolate SW786 chromosome 2, ValleyOak3.0 Primary Assembly, whole genome shotgun sequence genomic DNA includes:
- the LOC115976114 gene encoding probable polyamine oxidase 5 — protein MVTKKPSIVIIGAGMAGLTAANKLYTATGFKDSFELCVVEGGTRIGGRINTSEFGGDRIEMGATWIHGIGGSPVHKIAQEIHALESDQPWECMDGVSEEPSQPTTIAEGGFQLNPSVVDPVTTLFKKLMAYAQGKLVGDSAAGCEEIDYHTKLAAKALKVSSTSNGGQEKLSVGSFLRQGLDAYWVSKKDQEELKGYGNWSRKLLQDGIFAMHENTQRTYTSAGDLLTLDYSAESEYRMFPGDEITIAKGYLSIIESLASVLPPGLVQLGRKVTRIEWQPEGDEVSGMENGSATATRPVKLHFCDGSNMLADHVIVTVSLGVLKAGIREDSGMFNPPLPSFKSEAISRLGYGVVNKLFLQVEGNDCNNFPYLQMVFHRPDSEFRHKKIPWWMRRTASLCPIYSNSSVLLSWFAGKEALELESLQDEEIINGVSTTISSFLPQPHKLVNSNSHELCNGTANKVGNSHGSEVKVTKILKSKWATDPLFLGSYSYVAFGSSGDDLDKMAEPLPKLSTCKSAGSPPLQILFAGEATHRTHYSTTHGAYFSGLREAIRLLQHYQCIGV, from the coding sequence ATGGTGACCAAGAAACCAAGCATTGTGATAATTGGAGCAGGAATGGCTGGCCTTACTGCTGCCAACAAGCTCTACACTGCCACTGGCTTTAAGGACTCGTTTGAGCTGTGTGTTGTGGAAGGTGGGACAAGAATTGGTGGCAGAATTAACACTTCTGAGTTTGGTGGTGACCGTATTGAGATGGGTGCAACTTGGATCCATGGCATTGGAGGCAGCCCAGTTCACAAAATTGCTCAAGAAATCCATGCACTAGAGTCTGACCAGCCATGGGAGTGCATGGATGGGGTCTCTGAAGAGCCAAGTCAGCCTACCACGATTGCTGAAGGAGGGTTTCAGCTTAATCCATCTGTAGTCGACCCTGTGACTACCCTCTTCAAGAAGCTGATGGCTTATGCTCAAGGCAAGCTGGTTGGAGACAGTGCTGCAGGCTGTGAAGAAATTGACTACCATACTAAGCTTGCAGCTAAGGCTTTAAAAGTTTCTTCTACAAGCAATGGTGGTCAAGAAAAGCTCAGTGTCGGTTCTTTTCTAAGACAAGGCCTTGATGCTTATTGGGTTTCTAAGAAAGACCAAGAAGAGCTCAAAGGGTATGGTAACTGGAGCAGAAAGTTGCTACAAGATGGAATCTTTGCAATGCATGAGAATACCCAGAGGACTTATACTTCAGCTGGTGATCTTTTAACTCTAGATTATAGTGCAGAAAGTGAGTACCGTATGTTTCCTGGTGACGAAATCACCATTGCTAAAGGCTACTTGAGCATAATTGAATCACTAGCTTCTGTTCTACCACCTGGTTTAGTCCAATTAGGCCGAAAGGTCACAAGAATTGAATGGCAGCCTGAAGGTGATGAAGTATCAGGCATGGAAAATGGAAGTGCTACTGCTACTAGGCCTGTGAAGCTACATTTCTGTGATGGGTCAAATATGTTGGCTGATCATGTTATTGTAACGGTTTCATTGGGTGTACTTAAAGCTGGAATTCGTGAAGATTCAGGTATGTTCAATCCTCCCCTGCCTTCATTTAAGTCAGAGGCAATCTCAAGGCTTGGTTATGGTGTTGTCAATAAGTTGTTTCTGCAAGTGGAAGGCAATGATTGCAACAACTTCCCATATCTCCAAATGGTTTTCCATCGACCAGACTCAGAATTCAGGCATAAGAAAATACCATGGTGGATGAGGAGGACAGCTTCTCTGTGTCCAATTTATAGCAATTCAAGTGTCCTGCTATCTTGGTTTGCAGGGAAAGAAGCATTAGAGCTTGAATCACTTCAAGATGAAGAGATAATTAATGGGGTTTCAACAACAATCTCTAGCTTTCTACCACAACCCCACAAGCTAGTGAACTCTAACTCCCATGAGTTGTGCAATGGGACTGCCAATAAAGTGGGGAACTCTCATGGAAGTGAAGTGAAAGTCACAAAGATATTGAAGAGCAAATGGGCTACTGATCCTTTATTTTTGGGGTCTTACAGTTATGTTGCGTTTGGGTCAAGTGGTGATGATTTGGATAAAATGGCTGAGCCATTGCCAAAACTTAGTACTTGTAAGTCTGCCGGTTCCCCTCCACTTCAAATTCTGTTTGCAGGGGAAGCAACACACAGAACCCACTATTCTACAACTCATGGAGCTTACTTTAGTGGTCTTAGGGAAGCCATTAGGCTTCTTCAACATTATCAATGTATTGGAGTCTAA